One window of Cohnella hashimotonis genomic DNA carries:
- a CDS encoding IS4 family transposase, whose product MNHRTMLAPILQSFIPTEEIQPLLQQVGYVDTARKFTVYELFIFLAQAALGQWDGYRDGEKRMVACGLRQADHSTISKKAKEVPFSVFKQLLHLLIRKCNRSTRRRLRLPKEPLAVDSTTISAGHNRLPWAPSAKGEKCGIKLHVSLLTETSELHRVTESTGKQHDSTLCSMVTDPNFILVADRAYGKHKQFDAYMEQEQRQYFVIRVRHNTFLHEPVFRDRKRPYEHTIEQDLTCQLGTKARLTRHRFRVVKLKDPQGNPVVLVTNLHRPSAEKIAEIYRQRWQVEVFFRWIKQHLNVPKLFGRTPNAVYGQLYTALIVYVLLQYVYVQGNSQVHPSARLCFAAFDRLMSLAALPPEWVVYLAHHLKLP is encoded by the coding sequence ATGAACCATCGTACAATGTTAGCCCCTATTCTTCAATCCTTTATTCCTACTGAAGAGATTCAACCTTTGTTACAGCAAGTAGGTTATGTCGATACAGCAAGGAAATTTACAGTCTACGAGCTCTTTATTTTTCTTGCTCAAGCGGCGCTTGGGCAGTGGGATGGCTATCGGGACGGAGAAAAGCGAATGGTCGCCTGTGGGCTGCGCCAAGCAGATCACTCTACGATCTCCAAAAAAGCGAAAGAGGTTCCGTTCAGCGTCTTTAAGCAACTGCTTCATCTGTTGATTCGTAAATGCAATCGCTCCACGCGCAGGCGTCTTCGGCTTCCGAAAGAGCCGCTGGCAGTCGATTCCACGACCATTTCCGCCGGTCACAATCGGCTGCCTTGGGCGCCATCGGCCAAAGGAGAGAAGTGCGGCATTAAGCTGCACGTATCTTTGTTGACAGAGACCAGCGAACTCCATCGTGTAACGGAATCGACGGGGAAACAGCACGATTCGACCCTGTGCAGCATGGTAACAGACCCAAATTTCATTCTGGTTGCGGATCGTGCATACGGAAAGCATAAGCAGTTTGATGCCTACATGGAGCAAGAGCAGCGGCAGTATTTTGTCATCCGGGTGAGACACAACACGTTCCTGCATGAGCCTGTTTTTCGCGATCGAAAACGTCCCTACGAACATACGATTGAGCAAGATTTGACCTGCCAACTCGGAACAAAAGCGCGCTTGACCCGCCATCGATTTCGGGTCGTAAAGCTGAAGGATCCCCAAGGCAACCCGGTTGTTCTCGTGACCAACTTGCACCGTCCCTCGGCGGAGAAAATTGCAGAAATCTACCGACAACGGTGGCAAGTGGAAGTGTTTTTTCGATGGATTAAACAGCATTTGAATGTGCCCAAACTATTCGGAAGGACACCGAATGCCGTTTACGGACAATTATATACCGCATTGATCGTGTACGTGCTGCTTCAGTACGTGTATGTGCAGGGAAATAGCCAGGTTCACCCCAGTGCACGGTTGTGTTTTGCTGCGTTTGACCGACTGATGAGTTTAGCTGCCTTGCCTCCCGAATGGGTGGTTTATTTGGCTCACCATTTAAAACTACCATAA
- a CDS encoding cysteine desulfurase family protein, which produces MKTYYFDHSASTPPYESVIRAVAELMAEHYANPSALHRAGTDAGKLVERARTAIASLLGAAPSEVVFTSGGTESNNLAMKGILGQTGRKGKHLITTAIEHSSVHATAKQLESEGVRVTYLMPDAQGRIAAADVASAIAEDTALVSVMHVNNETGALQPIDEIGELLRDHPRIRFHVDGVQAVGKVPFDWARSRADLYSASAHKFRGPRGAGFLLVREGLKLRPLLAGGGQESDARSGTHNLPGIVGMAQALRLALESMPERRSRMYELRRRLLAYAKDISELVLNSPEDERVASPQIVNLSYPGMRPEVLLHMLEEHGVLVSTQSACSSKSLKPSRVLMAMGLGEARGAGSIRISFGDEHAAEDIDTLAERLRMTVAKLKPLERD; this is translated from the coding sequence TTGAAAACCTATTACTTCGATCATAGCGCTTCGACGCCGCCCTACGAATCCGTCATCCGTGCGGTCGCGGAGCTGATGGCCGAGCATTATGCCAATCCATCGGCGCTTCACCGGGCAGGCACCGATGCGGGCAAGCTGGTCGAACGCGCCAGAACCGCCATTGCCTCGCTGCTCGGCGCAGCGCCAAGCGAGGTCGTCTTCACGTCCGGCGGCACCGAAAGCAACAATCTGGCGATGAAGGGCATACTGGGGCAGACGGGGCGCAAGGGCAAGCACCTGATCACGACCGCGATCGAGCACTCCTCCGTGCACGCCACGGCCAAGCAGCTCGAGAGCGAAGGCGTGCGCGTCACCTACCTGATGCCGGATGCGCAAGGCCGGATCGCCGCTGCGGACGTCGCTTCGGCGATCGCCGAAGACACGGCGCTCGTGAGCGTCATGCATGTGAACAACGAGACCGGCGCGCTGCAGCCGATCGACGAGATCGGCGAGCTGCTCCGGGATCATCCGAGGATCCGGTTCCACGTGGACGGCGTGCAGGCGGTGGGCAAGGTGCCGTTCGACTGGGCACGTTCCCGCGCGGACCTGTACAGCGCTTCGGCCCACAAGTTCAGAGGTCCGCGAGGGGCCGGTTTTTTGCTCGTTCGCGAAGGACTGAAGCTTCGTCCGCTGCTCGCCGGAGGCGGCCAGGAGAGCGATGCGCGCAGCGGCACGCACAACCTGCCCGGCATCGTCGGCATGGCGCAGGCGCTTCGCCTCGCTCTCGAATCGATGCCGGAACGGCGTTCGCGCATGTACGAGCTGAGGCGGAGGCTGCTAGCCTATGCGAAGGATATTTCGGAGCTTGTACTGAACAGTCCCGAGGACGAACGGGTCGCATCCCCGCAGATCGTCAACCTATCCTATCCGGGCATGCGGCCCGAGGTGCTGCTTCACATGCTTGAGGAGCACGGCGTTCTTGTGTCCACCCAATCGGCCTGCTCTTCCAAGAGCCTCAAACCGAGCCGCGTGCTGATGGCGATGGGACTGGGAGAAGCGAGGGGCGCAGGCAGCATCCGGATCAGCTTCGGCGACGAGCATGCCGCCGAGGACATCGATACACTGGCCGAGCGGCTGCGGATGACCGTAGCCAAGCTGAAGCCGTTGGAGAGGGACTAA
- a CDS encoding DsbA family protein: MDKAQRKKEERLKREAQALKRRKQSRIWVWTTVVAAVAIIVLAIVFRPEPEDLNFNYETLPTVGQADAPVKLVEFGDFKCTTCKYFNDEIYPKLKTDFIDTGKISLSFMNFTIISPQTDSRTAALAAQAVYHQNNDEFWKFYHAVYENQGAESATWATSDFLVKLAQDKSLKLDFDKLKKDIDDATYKSEVDKHNKIARDNNFTGTPTLILNGKKLSDSQALTYENLKAEIEKALKESPEAPAASSATASASAS, from the coding sequence TTGGACAAGGCACAGCGGAAAAAAGAAGAACGTTTGAAAAGGGAAGCGCAAGCGCTCAAGCGGCGCAAGCAATCTCGGATCTGGGTTTGGACGACGGTCGTGGCCGCCGTCGCGATCATCGTGCTGGCGATCGTATTCCGCCCCGAGCCCGAGGATTTGAATTTCAATTACGAGACGCTGCCGACGGTCGGCCAGGCCGATGCGCCCGTCAAACTCGTCGAGTTCGGCGATTTCAAGTGCACGACCTGCAAATATTTCAACGACGAGATTTATCCGAAGCTGAAAACGGACTTTATCGATACCGGCAAAATATCGCTCAGCTTCATGAACTTCACGATCATCAGCCCGCAAACGGACTCAAGAACCGCTGCGCTAGCCGCACAGGCCGTCTATCATCAGAACAACGACGAGTTTTGGAAGTTTTATCATGCCGTATACGAGAATCAGGGCGCCGAGAGCGCGACATGGGCGACTTCCGACTTTCTCGTCAAGCTGGCGCAGGACAAGTCGCTCAAGCTGGACTTCGACAAGCTGAAAAAGGACATCGACGACGCTACATACAAGTCCGAAGTGGACAAGCACAACAAAATCGCGCGCGACAACAACTTTACCGGCACGCCGACGCTGATTCTGAACGGCAAAAAGCTGTCCGACAGTCAGGCGCTCACTTACGAAAATCTGAAAGCCGAGATCGAAAAGGCGCTGAAGGAGTCGCCGGAAGCACCGGCCGCCTCGTCCGCGACCGCTTCCGCCTCGGCCTCCTAA
- a CDS encoding YpuI family protein has translation MPSANVKALAESSRDKLKAAIDPLESFLNGHALPQLVAEDNTESFYAGLLSDLRHLLVFSEVSYEKLGALLRRPNFDEKAAERSLYEVYHYCVNAFFYPKNEGYSEDGRYAYTGQDAIRFRAKPVLAARDLVLSVSRVYEELREDLAYYESEYLIQCRLQSK, from the coding sequence ATGCCATCCGCCAACGTGAAGGCGTTAGCCGAGTCCAGCCGCGACAAACTCAAAGCGGCCATCGATCCACTGGAGTCCTTCCTGAACGGACACGCGCTGCCGCAGTTGGTTGCCGAAGATAACACCGAATCGTTTTATGCCGGACTGCTGTCCGATCTCCGCCACCTGCTCGTTTTTTCCGAGGTGTCGTACGAGAAGCTGGGCGCGCTGCTCCGCAGGCCGAACTTTGACGAGAAGGCTGCCGAGCGTTCGCTTTATGAGGTTTATCATTATTGCGTCAATGCCTTTTTCTATCCGAAAAACGAAGGCTATTCCGAAGACGGCCGTTACGCGTACACGGGCCAGGATGCGATTCGTTTTCGCGCCAAGCCCGTACTTGCGGCCCGTGATCTCGTGCTGAGCGTCTCGCGCGTTTACGAGGAGCTTCGGGAAGATCTCGCCTATTATGAGAGCGAATACTTGATTCAGTGCCGCCTGCAGTCCAAATAA
- the thiI gene encoding tRNA uracil 4-sulfurtransferase ThiI, protein MNFDYLLVRLGELTLKGRNRGKFESLMLGKIKQALTEYPELSYESAFGRVYIKLNGADGARVLSRLTDVFGIWTISPVLKARHDLEDIRKAALAVMEAHQPVPYTFKMSVKRAWKAFPHDSMEMNHLVGAHVLRNTPSLRVDVREPDVELRLDIQQQGVFVYCTVVPGAGGFPLGMNGKAMLLLSGGIDSPVAGWTAMRKGLEIEAVHFHSYPFTSQQATDKVIALAKRLAYYGGRIKLHLVPFTELQTTLAQQKQDHLIITLMRRSMLRIAERLAERSGALALVTGDSLGQVASQTLGSMNVIGRAAQLPLLRPLVMMDKLEIIRISERIGTYETSILPYEDCCTLFVPKSPATNPNLRVVEGIEHALGEQLERMVAEAVAGTDTVVMTAQGPEEKRAVPSAEDRWF, encoded by the coding sequence ATGAATTTTGACTATCTGCTCGTCCGTCTGGGGGAGCTCACGCTCAAGGGGCGCAATCGCGGCAAATTCGAGTCGCTTATGCTCGGCAAGATCAAGCAGGCGCTCACTGAATACCCGGAGCTTTCTTACGAGAGCGCCTTCGGCCGCGTCTATATCAAGCTGAACGGCGCGGACGGCGCTCGCGTCCTGTCGAGATTGACCGACGTGTTCGGTATCTGGACGATCAGCCCGGTACTGAAGGCAAGGCACGATCTCGAGGACATCCGCAAGGCCGCTCTGGCCGTCATGGAGGCGCACCAGCCGGTTCCGTATACCTTTAAAATGAGCGTAAAGCGCGCCTGGAAGGCTTTTCCTCACGATTCGATGGAGATGAATCATCTGGTCGGCGCCCATGTGCTGCGCAACACGCCTTCGCTTCGGGTCGACGTGCGCGAACCCGACGTCGAGCTGCGGCTGGACATTCAACAGCAGGGCGTTTTCGTCTATTGCACGGTTGTGCCGGGAGCGGGCGGGTTCCCGCTTGGCATGAACGGCAAGGCGATGCTGCTGCTGTCCGGCGGCATCGACAGCCCCGTTGCGGGCTGGACCGCGATGCGCAAAGGACTCGAGATCGAAGCCGTCCATTTTCACAGCTATCCGTTCACAAGCCAACAGGCGACCGACAAAGTGATCGCACTGGCGAAGCGGCTCGCTTACTACGGAGGACGCATTAAACTGCACCTCGTGCCTTTTACCGAGCTGCAGACGACGCTGGCCCAGCAGAAGCAGGATCATCTTATCATTACGCTGATGCGGCGTTCGATGCTTCGAATCGCGGAGCGGCTTGCGGAGCGCTCCGGGGCGCTCGCTCTCGTCACGGGGGACAGCCTCGGCCAGGTGGCCAGCCAGACGCTGGGCAGCATGAACGTTATCGGGCGCGCCGCCCAGCTGCCGCTGCTGCGTCCGCTCGTCATGATGGACAAGCTGGAGATCATTCGCATCTCCGAGCGGATCGGCACGTACGAGACTTCCATCTTGCCTTACGAGGATTGCTGCACGCTGTTCGTGCCCAAATCGCCGGCGACGAATCCGAATCTGCGGGTCGTAGAGGGCATCGAGCATGCGCTCGGCGAGCAGTTGGAGCGTATGGTGGCCGAAGCGGTGGCAGGCACCGATACGGTTGTCATGACGGCGCAGGGGCCGGAGGAAAAGCGGGCTGTCCCGTCGGCCGAGGATCGGTGGTTTTAA
- a CDS encoding TerC family protein, producing the protein MDFLNAEFFTALITIVLIDLMLAGDNAIVIGLAARNLPKASQKKAILWGTAGAVIIRVIATLLIVYLLKIPFLLAVGGVVLIWIAYKLLVQEESHEHVEAGSNLWSAVRTIVIADAAMGLDNVIAVAGAASGSNSSDHSTLLVILGLLISIPIVVWGSTLFVNLITRFPWIIYIGSAILAYTAAKMITHEKKFEELFDNAPTNWAFIIVIVIAVLVLGIWSNAAKNRKNNARKLNSPNTP; encoded by the coding sequence ATGGATTTTTTGAATGCCGAATTTTTTACCGCTTTGATTACGATCGTCCTGATCGACCTCATGCTCGCCGGGGACAACGCGATCGTCATCGGCCTGGCCGCGCGGAACCTTCCCAAGGCCAGTCAGAAAAAAGCGATATTATGGGGAACGGCCGGCGCTGTCATCATTCGCGTGATCGCGACGCTGCTCATCGTATATTTGCTCAAGATTCCTTTTCTGCTCGCCGTCGGCGGCGTGGTGCTCATCTGGATCGCCTACAAGCTGCTCGTTCAGGAAGAGTCGCACGAGCATGTCGAAGCCGGCAGCAATCTGTGGAGCGCGGTACGGACGATCGTGATTGCGGATGCAGCAATGGGCCTCGACAACGTAATCGCCGTCGCGGGCGCCGCTTCCGGCAGCAATTCTTCCGATCACAGCACGCTGCTTGTCATCCTTGGATTGCTTATCAGCATTCCGATCGTCGTATGGGGCAGCACGCTGTTCGTCAACTTAATCACGCGTTTCCCGTGGATCATCTACATCGGCTCCGCGATTCTGGCTTATACCGCAGCCAAGATGATCACCCACGAAAAGAAATTCGAAGAGCTATTCGACAACGCCCCGACAAACTGGGCATTTATTATCGTCATCGTCATCGCGGTCCTGGTCCTCGGCATCTGGAGCAACGCCGCCAAAAACCGTAAAAACAATGCCCGCAAGCTCAACTCCCCGAATACGCCTTAA
- a CDS encoding lytic transglycosylase domain-containing protein — translation MTYINGIAGNSVDPRMLKQLLLAQFTSGVDPFAGSADAVTSGTGDNNLFTQLLSQYMGSMDSYGYAGAGEMDSMSTDTSGLTTGLGLLSMNTGSYSPSPTESLDLDGTGELSADANASTSAYDGLIQAAAARYGLDPALIKGVIQTESSFNPNAGSSAGAKGLMQLMDKTAAGLGVEDSFDPAQNIDGGSRYLSYLLRKYDGSEMTALAAYNAGPGRVDRVGLRSDADVAARLSELPAETQAYIGKVLAARSGWTLP, via the coding sequence ATGACATATATTAACGGCATCGCAGGCAATTCTGTCGACCCGCGTATGTTGAAGCAGCTATTGCTGGCGCAGTTCACTTCAGGCGTCGATCCGTTCGCAGGCAGCGCCGATGCGGTGACGTCGGGGACCGGCGACAATAATTTGTTCACCCAATTGCTTTCTCAATATATGGGCAGCATGGACAGCTACGGCTATGCCGGCGCAGGCGAGATGGACAGCATGTCTACCGATACGTCGGGACTGACGACCGGTCTCGGCTTGCTCTCCATGAATACTGGCTCTTACAGCCCGAGCCCGACCGAGAGTCTAGATCTCGACGGAACGGGCGAGCTCTCGGCCGACGCCAACGCCTCCACCTCGGCTTACGACGGGTTGATCCAGGCAGCCGCCGCACGCTACGGGCTCGATCCGGCTTTGATCAAGGGCGTCATTCAGACGGAATCCTCGTTTAATCCGAACGCGGGCTCGTCCGCCGGCGCCAAGGGTCTTATGCAGCTGATGGACAAGACCGCCGCAGGTCTTGGCGTAGAGGATTCGTTCGATCCCGCGCAGAATATCGACGGCGGCAGCCGTTACTTGTCTTATCTGCTGCGCAAATACGACGGCAGCGAGATGACCGCGCTTGCCGCCTATAACGCGGGGCCGGGACGCGTCGATCGCGTCGGGTTGCGATCGGACGCGGACGTAGCGGCCCGCTTGTCCGAGCTGCCGGCAGAGACGCAGGCATACATCGGCAAGGTATTGGCGGCGCGCAGCGGCTGGACGCTGCCTTAA
- a CDS encoding DUF1540 domain-containing protein, translated as MPRGVACSVSNCAFWDKGNRCGAEEIAIEIDAHARADWNEEFADESFAGHRDKAVSSKSTCCLTFKPNA; from the coding sequence ATGCCTAGAGGCGTAGCCTGCAGCGTTAGCAATTGCGCGTTCTGGGACAAGGGCAACCGGTGCGGCGCCGAAGAGATCGCCATCGAGATCGACGCGCATGCCAGGGCCGACTGGAACGAGGAGTTCGCGGACGAATCGTTCGCCGGACACCGCGACAAAGCCGTCAGCTCGAAGAGCACCTGCTGCCTGACCTTCAAGCCGAATGCCTGA
- a CDS encoding S8 family peptidase, with amino-acid sequence MRRRYAFIGLLFTVAVAIFAVPIIVPQPGGRDHTASPSPQRQESRYSAAAKEEHAEKLGTIKQDMERTGMLCRIECSSDMRKLASAASKSGAAPLSAARKKALMKDMLAANPHFEAMAWTTASSEAAVGVKLDNYDRPVRQAWQEGVSAVRQGHSYESATLPVRSDGGYVLAVPSGIGGDGLVALIHNDAVDEVEKHQRRNLRLVPYPDNNRFRTQATEPGRLKDKEVTSGDANGNASHYAVDEVVVKLRRQLTPRELLQLRKTLNLSVAREHRRQTYVFRSKTLGTAQLIAYFKKNWNPVFAEPHYLYLTNDGKPAKPIAPLAGRMTPLADGKPLQTDIVPNDTLYGQYQWNLPEIATERGWNVTRGKQDIIVAVVDTGVQLDHPDLKGRLVKGTNIVDPSAQPEDDVGHGTHVAGIIAAEVNNNEGVAGMTWYTKVMPVKALDNSGAGTTYSVAEGIIWAADHGANVINLSLGNYAEAQFLHDAIKYAHDKGVLVVAASGNDNTDRPGYPAAYPEVVAVGATGSDELRAPYSNYGDYIDVVAPGTSIASTYPGSRYAALSGTSMASPHVAALASLMLAANGSLTNDQLADLLDKSARDLGAAGKDTEFGYGQIDVLAAVDAAAGSNAAPAASKQANQTAQTDMQNAGQPDVVQQRLMERLQNLLSDLLRR; translated from the coding sequence ATGCGCCGCCGATATGCGTTTATCGGATTATTATTTACCGTAGCCGTGGCCATCTTCGCCGTGCCGATCATCGTACCGCAGCCTGGCGGACGGGACCATACTGCGTCTCCTTCTCCGCAGCGGCAAGAAAGCCGATACTCGGCTGCGGCCAAGGAGGAGCATGCCGAAAAGCTGGGGACGATTAAACAGGATATGGAGAGGACCGGCATGCTGTGCCGGATCGAATGCAGCAGCGACATGCGCAAGCTAGCGTCCGCGGCTTCAAAATCCGGCGCCGCGCCTCTTTCCGCTGCTCGAAAAAAAGCGTTGATGAAGGACATGCTGGCGGCCAATCCCCACTTTGAAGCGATGGCGTGGACCACCGCCTCGTCCGAAGCCGCTGTCGGCGTGAAACTGGACAACTATGACCGGCCGGTGCGGCAGGCCTGGCAGGAAGGCGTGTCCGCGGTCCGACAAGGACACAGCTATGAGTCCGCTACCCTGCCGGTCCGCAGCGACGGAGGCTACGTGCTCGCCGTTCCATCCGGAATTGGCGGCGACGGTCTCGTCGCGCTGATTCATAACGACGCCGTCGACGAGGTCGAAAAGCATCAGCGCCGCAATCTGCGGCTCGTTCCTTATCCCGACAATAACCGCTTCAGAACGCAGGCAACGGAGCCAGGCAGGCTGAAGGATAAAGAGGTGACGTCCGGCGACGCAAACGGCAACGCCAGCCATTACGCGGTCGACGAGGTCGTCGTCAAGCTGCGCCGCCAGCTCACGCCGCGGGAACTGCTGCAGCTGCGCAAAACGCTGAACCTCTCGGTCGCCCGCGAGCACCGCAGGCAGACCTACGTTTTCCGTTCGAAAACGCTCGGCACTGCGCAGCTGATCGCTTATTTCAAGAAAAACTGGAACCCCGTGTTCGCGGAGCCGCATTACTTGTATTTGACGAACGACGGCAAGCCCGCCAAGCCCATAGCGCCGCTTGCCGGACGCATGACGCCGCTCGCCGACGGCAAGCCGCTTCAAACCGACATCGTGCCCAACGACACGCTCTACGGGCAATATCAATGGAACCTGCCGGAGATCGCGACCGAGCGAGGCTGGAACGTCACCCGCGGCAAGCAGGACATTATCGTCGCCGTCGTCGATACCGGCGTCCAGCTGGATCATCCGGACCTGAAGGGCCGTCTGGTGAAAGGCACCAATATCGTGGATCCTTCGGCGCAGCCCGAGGACGACGTCGGCCACGGCACCCATGTCGCCGGCATTATCGCCGCCGAGGTGAACAACAATGAAGGCGTCGCCGGGATGACCTGGTATACGAAGGTGATGCCTGTCAAGGCGCTGGACAACTCCGGCGCAGGGACGACTTATTCCGTTGCCGAAGGCATTATCTGGGCGGCGGACCACGGGGCGAATGTTATCAATCTCAGCCTGGGCAACTATGCGGAGGCCCAGTTCTTGCACGACGCGATCAAGTACGCGCACGACAAAGGCGTGCTCGTCGTCGCCGCCAGCGGCAACGACAATACGGATCGGCCCGGTTATCCGGCCGCCTACCCTGAAGTCGTCGCCGTCGGCGCGACCGGTTCGGACGAGCTCCGCGCGCCTTATTCCAATTACGGCGACTATATCGATGTCGTCGCGCCGGGCACCTCTATCGCCAGCACGTATCCAGGAAGCCGGTACGCAGCTTTGTCTGGCACGTCAATGGCTTCCCCGCACGTAGCGGCGCTCGCTTCGCTCATGCTGGCCGCGAACGGCAGCCTCACGAACGACCAGCTCGCAGATCTGCTCGACAAGTCCGCAAGAGACCTTGGCGCAGCCGGCAAGGACACGGAATTCGGCTACGGCCAGATCGACGTGCTCGCGGCCGTCGACGCAGCCGCAGGCAGCAACGCCGCCCCTGCCGCCAGCAAACAAGCCAACCAGACGGCACAAACCGACATGCAAAACGCCGGCCAGCCCGACGTCGTCCAACAGCGGCTCATGGAGAGGCTCCAAAACTTGTTGTCCGACTTGCTCAGACGATGA
- a CDS encoding disulfide oxidoreductase, with product MRSFIRANFLYLAWVVSLVATGGSLFMSEVLNYAPCKLCWLQRIFMYPLVLLLGRAAIRGDRRIVGYVAPLIAIGGFISLYHYGEQKVPGMASILPCTVGVPCNEDYLDWFGVITIPLLALIAFILIGLLLWFGSRKRDQDGWTDVDDSEFDER from the coding sequence ATGCGCTCGTTTATCCGGGCTAACTTCCTCTACCTGGCATGGGTCGTCTCGCTCGTCGCGACAGGCGGCAGCTTGTTCATGAGCGAGGTGCTCAATTACGCCCCCTGCAAGCTGTGCTGGCTCCAGCGGATCTTCATGTACCCCCTCGTGCTGCTGCTTGGTCGGGCCGCCATCCGCGGCGATCGGCGCATCGTGGGTTACGTCGCGCCGTTGATCGCCATCGGCGGTTTTATCTCGCTTTACCATTACGGCGAGCAAAAGGTGCCCGGCATGGCCAGCATCCTCCCCTGCACGGTGGGCGTTCCGTGCAATGAGGATTACCTGGATTGGTTCGGCGTCATCACGATTCCGCTTTTGGCGCTTATCGCTTTTATCTTGATCGGACTGCTGCTGTGGTTTGGGAGCAGGAAACGGGATCAGGACGGCTGGACCGATGTTGACGACTCGGAATTCGACGAACGTTAA
- a CDS encoding aminopeptidase, translated as MEPLEQQLARYAELIVKVGANVQQGQEVFVVSQIEIAPLTRLVAAAAYEAGASNVYVDWSDDAVSRLKYDHAHPEVFRTFPAWETLKRNSFVEKGACFISFVSSGPDVLKGVDPQRIGDYQKAAGAGLAEFRRAIQSDKVAWTVAAAASNDWAQKVFPGDAPEIALSKLWLAIFDAVRLHAEDPVEAWREHDRVLHSKVDWLNGLRLRKLHYKAAGTDLTVELPDRHLWVGASSVAPDGVNFMANMPTEEVFTAPRRDGVNGYVSSTKPLSYAGNIIDRFKLTFVLGRIVKAEAEEGEEILQQLVETDEGSHYLGEMALVPHRSPISESNILFYNTLFDENASNHFAIGSGYAFNVEGGKTMTPEELAANGVNTSIAHVDFMIGSAEMDIDGYQEDGTVVPIFRSGNWA; from the coding sequence GTGGAACCATTGGAGCAGCAGTTGGCCCGGTATGCGGAGCTGATCGTCAAGGTCGGCGCGAACGTTCAGCAAGGGCAGGAAGTATTTGTGGTCAGCCAGATCGAGATCGCGCCGCTGACGCGTCTCGTCGCTGCGGCGGCCTATGAGGCCGGCGCGTCCAACGTTTATGTGGATTGGAGCGACGATGCGGTGTCCCGCCTTAAGTACGATCACGCGCATCCCGAAGTCTTCCGCACGTTTCCCGCTTGGGAGACGTTGAAGCGGAACAGCTTTGTGGAAAAAGGCGCTTGCTTCATCTCCTTCGTCTCGTCCGGGCCGGACGTGCTGAAGGGCGTCGACCCGCAGCGGATCGGCGATTATCAAAAGGCAGCCGGCGCAGGACTCGCCGAATTCCGCAGGGCGATTCAATCGGACAAGGTCGCTTGGACGGTCGCTGCCGCGGCCTCGAACGATTGGGCGCAAAAGGTATTTCCCGGCGACGCCCCCGAGATCGCGCTCAGCAAGCTGTGGCTGGCGATCTTTGACGCGGTCCGGCTGCATGCGGAGGATCCGGTCGAAGCCTGGCGCGAGCATGATCGCGTCCTGCATAGCAAGGTCGACTGGCTGAACGGCCTGCGTCTGCGCAAGCTGCATTACAAGGCTGCGGGCACGGATCTGACGGTCGAACTGCCGGATCGCCATCTGTGGGTCGGCGCTTCGAGCGTCGCGCCGGACGGCGTCAACTTTATGGCGAACATGCCGACCGAAGAGGTGTTCACGGCTCCGCGGCGCGACGGTGTCAACGGCTATGTGAGCAGCACGAAGCCGCTCAGCTACGCCGGCAATATTATCGATCGCTTCAAGCTGACGTTCGTGCTCGGGCGGATCGTCAAGGCCGAAGCCGAGGAGGGCGAAGAGATTCTGCAGCAGCTCGTCGAGACCGACGAAGGCTCCCATTATCTCGGAGAGATGGCGCTCGTCCCGCATCGCTCGCCCATTTCCGAGTCGAATATCCTGTTCTACAACACGTTGTTCGACGAAAACGCGTCCAATCACTTCGCGATCGGCAGCGGCTACGCCTTTAACGTCGAAGGCGGCAAGACGATGACGCCCGAGGAGCTGGCGGCAAACGGCGTCAATACGAGCATCGCCCATGTCGACTTCATGATCGGGTCTGCCGAGATGGATATCGACGGCTACCAGGAGGACGGCACGGTCGTGCCTATTTTCAGAAGCGGCAATTGGGCATGA